A single Sulfurimonas crateris DNA region contains:
- the tuf gene encoding elongation factor Tu: MAKEKFERNKPHVNIGTIGHVDHGKTTLTAAITAVLAVTNGAKMMDYDAIDNAPEERERGITIATSHVEYETNNRHYAHVDCPGHADYVKNMITGAAQMDGAILVVSAADGPMPQTREHILLSKQVGVPYIVVFMNKEDMVDDEELLELVEMEIRELLDTYDFPGDDTPIVAGSALRALEEAKTGTLGPWSEKIQKLMAEVDAYIPEPTRETDKDFLMPVEDVFSISGRGTVVTGRIERGIVKIGDTIEIVGIRDTQKTTVTGIEMFRKEMDQGEAGDNCGILVRGIGKDDVERGQVLCKPGTINPHTKFTAEIYVLSKEEGGRHTPFFTNYRPQFYVRTTDVTGAISLPEGTEMVMPGDNVSITVELIHPIAMEKGTKFAIREGGRTVGAGVVAEILA, from the coding sequence ATGGCAAAAGAAAAGTTTGAGCGTAATAAACCGCACGTAAACATTGGTACTATTGGTCACGTAGACCACGGTAAAACAACACTGACAGCTGCAATCACTGCAGTACTAGCAGTAACTAACGGTGCAAAAATGATGGATTATGATGCAATCGACAATGCTCCAGAAGAGCGTGAGCGTGGTATCACAATCGCAACTTCACACGTAGAGTATGAAACAAATAATCGTCACTATGCACACGTTGACTGTCCAGGTCACGCGGACTACGTTAAGAACATGATTACTGGTGCTGCTCAGATGGACGGTGCTATTCTTGTTGTTTCTGCAGCAGATGGTCCGATGCCACAGACACGTGAGCACATTCTTCTTTCTAAGCAAGTTGGTGTTCCTTATATCGTTGTTTTCATGAACAAAGAAGATATGGTTGACGATGAAGAGTTATTAGAGCTAGTTGAGATGGAGATTCGTGAACTTCTTGACACTTATGACTTCCCGGGTGACGATACTCCAATCGTTGCAGGTTCTGCTCTTAGAGCTCTTGAAGAGGCAAAAACTGGTACTCTTGGACCATGGTCAGAAAAAATTCAAAAGCTAATGGCTGAAGTTGATGCATACATCCCTGAGCCGACTCGTGAAACTGATAAAGATTTCTTAATGCCAGTTGAGGATGTTTTCTCAATCTCTGGACGTGGTACAGTTGTAACTGGTCGTATCGAACGTGGTATCGTTAAAATAGGTGATACTATTGAAATCGTTGGTATCCGTGATACTCAAAAAACTACTGTTACAGGTATTGAGATGTTCCGTAAAGAGATGGATCAAGGTGAAGCAGGCGATAACTGTGGTATTCTTGTTCGTGGTATCGGTAAAGATGATGTTGAGCGTGGTCAAGTACTTTGTAAGCCGGGTACTATCAATCCTCACACTAAATTTACAGCTGAGATCTACGTACTAAGCAAAGAAGAGGGTGGTCGTCATACTCCATTCTTTACTAACTACCGTCCACAGTTCTACGTTCGTACTACAGACGTTACAGGTGCAATTTCTCTACCAGAAGGTACTGAGATGGTTATGCCAGGTGACAACGTAAGTATTACTGTTGAATTAATTCACCCAATCGCTATGGAAAAAGGTACTAAGTTCGCTATCCGTGAGGGTGGACGTACTGTTGGTGCTGGTGTTGTAGCTGAGATTCTTGCATAA
- the rpmG gene encoding 50S ribosomal protein L33, which produces MREAIHLGCEKCTRRNYHTTKNKKTHTEKFSVKKYCKFCREHTVHKEMKL; this is translated from the coding sequence ATGAGAGAAGCAATACATTTAGGATGTGAGAAGTGTACTCGTCGTAACTACCACACAACTAAAAATAAAAAAACTCACACTGAGAAATTTTCAGTTAAGAAATATTGTAAGTTTTGTCGTGAACACACAGTTCATAAAGAGATGAAACTCTAA
- the secE gene encoding preprotein translocase subunit SecE yields MNLGTHIRNAKIELSKVIFPTKGQVKQAYISVVIVVAVIAAFLALIDLIMSSVMSAILG; encoded by the coding sequence ATGAATCTAGGTACACATATAAGAAATGCGAAAATAGAGCTGAGCAAGGTTATTTTTCCTACAAAAGGTCAAGTAAAACAAGCTTATATCTCAGTTGTAATAGTTGTCGCTGTTATAGCTGCTTTTTTAGCGTTAATTGATTTAATTATGTCATCAGTTATGTCAGCAATCTTAGGTTAA
- the nusG gene encoding transcription termination/antitermination protein NusG, with product MEEKKSNHQWYSIQTYGNERTVRLAILNMIEEMGLQDRITDVIVPTEDVIEVKEGKKKISERSLYSGYVFARIDLNKEIQHLIQTIPKVSGFIGEANIPTPLSEHDINVILDRVQNRAAPKPKVFFDSGETVRIIDGPFANFTATVDEYDLEHGTLKLNVSIFGRATPVDISYTQVEKII from the coding sequence GTGGAGGAAAAAAAAAGTAATCATCAGTGGTACTCTATACAGACATACGGAAATGAGAGAACTGTCCGTTTAGCAATCTTAAATATGATTGAAGAGATGGGACTGCAGGATAGAATAACAGATGTTATCGTTCCTACGGAAGATGTAATAGAGGTAAAAGAGGGAAAGAAAAAGATATCTGAGAGATCTCTCTACTCAGGTTATGTTTTTGCAAGAATTGACCTCAATAAGGAGATCCAGCATCTCATACAGACTATACCAAAGGTCTCAGGATTTATCGGTGAAGCGAATATACCGACACCGCTAAGCGAACATGATATCAATGTGATTCTTGATCGTGTTCAAAACCGTGCGGCACCTAAGCCAAAAGTATTTTTTGACAGTGGTGAGACTGTACGTATTATTGACGGTCCGTTCGCAAACTTTACGGCAACCGTAGATGAGTATGATTTAGAGCATGGAACTCTAAAGCTTAACGTTTCAATTTTCGGTAGAGCAACTCCGGTTGATATCTCTTACACGCAAGTTGAAAAGATAATTTAA
- the rplK gene encoding 50S ribosomal protein L11 yields the protein MAKKILGYIKLQIEAGKATPAPPVGPALGQRGVNIMEFTKAFNEKTKDKMGFKVPVIITVYTDKSFTFITKQPPASALLMNAAGLKKGSDNALKNKVAKITRAQLMEVVDRKIEDLNTDDKDMAANIIAGSARSIGIEIVD from the coding sequence ATGGCAAAGAAAATATTAGGCTACATCAAGCTGCAAATTGAAGCTGGAAAAGCAACACCTGCACCTCCAGTTGGACCTGCTCTAGGACAACGTGGTGTTAATATCATGGAATTTACTAAAGCATTTAACGAAAAAACAAAAGATAAGATGGGATTCAAAGTTCCTGTTATTATCACTGTTTACACAGATAAGAGCTTTACTTTTATTACTAAGCAGCCACCGGCATCTGCACTTTTAATGAATGCTGCAGGACTTAAAAAAGGTTCTGATAACGCACTTAAGAACAAAGTTGCAAAGATCACTCGTGCGCAGCTAATGGAAGTTGTAGATAGAAAAATCGAAGATTTAAATACTGACGACAAAGATATGGCAGCAAATATTATTGCCGGCTCAGCTCGTTCTATCGGTATAGAGATCGTAGACTAA
- the rplA gene encoding 50S ribosomal protein L1, producing MSKRYKQLIEKIDTTKTYGVDEASSVVKNLVSAKFDETVEVALNLNVDPRHADQMIRGAIVLPHGTGKTVRVAVFAKGAKADEAKAAGADIVGTDDLVQQIKDGIFNFDIVVAAPDCMGLVGQIGRILGPKGMMPNPKTGTVTPDVATAVKNVKGGQVNFRVDKKGNIHAGIGKASFDADKIAENLSSFVQAINKHKPSSAKGRYIKNGALSLTMSPAIKLDVMQLADIK from the coding sequence ATGAGTAAAAGATATAAACAACTAATAGAAAAAATTGATACTACAAAAACATACGGTGTTGATGAAGCGTCAAGTGTAGTAAAAAATTTGGTAAGTGCTAAGTTCGATGAAACAGTTGAAGTAGCACTTAACTTAAACGTGGATCCTAGACACGCAGACCAGATGATTCGTGGTGCGATCGTACTTCCTCACGGAACTGGTAAAACTGTTCGTGTTGCAGTTTTTGCTAAAGGTGCTAAGGCAGATGAGGCAAAAGCAGCGGGCGCTGATATAGTTGGAACTGATGATTTAGTACAGCAGATCAAAGATGGTATCTTTAACTTTGATATCGTTGTTGCTGCACCTGACTGTATGGGTCTAGTTGGTCAAATCGGTCGTATTCTAGGGCCAAAAGGTATGATGCCTAACCCTAAAACAGGTACTGTAACTCCAGATGTTGCAACAGCTGTTAAAAATGTAAAGGGCGGTCAGGTAAATTTCCGTGTTGATAAAAAAGGAAATATACATGCAGGTATCGGTAAAGCTAGTTTTGATGCTGATAAAATAGCAGAGAACCTCTCATCTTTTGTTCAAGCTATCAACAAGCATAAGCCATCTTCTGCAAAAGGTCGTTACATCAAAAACGGAGCACTTAGTTTAACTATGAGCCCTGCTATAAAACTTGATGTAATGCAGCTAGCTGATATCAAATAA
- the rplJ gene encoding 50S ribosomal protein L10 produces the protein MTKTQKAEIIEVLSNEFKEAQSVIFCDYKGLSVSKLESLRKAARAKDAKVQVVKNTLATIALSNAELTGVELKDTNILVWGSDSVATSKIAADFAKDNDKFVIKSAYVDRAPADAAKVEAFAKLPGREELLAMLAATWMAPITCFTIGLDALRQKKEEA, from the coding sequence ATGACAAAAACACAAAAAGCTGAAATTATTGAAGTACTTTCAAATGAGTTCAAAGAGGCTCAAAGTGTAATCTTTTGTGATTATAAAGGCCTTAGCGTTTCTAAACTTGAGAGTTTAAGAAAAGCTGCTCGTGCTAAAGACGCAAAAGTTCAAGTTGTTAAAAATACTTTGGCAACAATTGCACTAAGCAATGCTGAGCTGACAGGTGTTGAATTAAAAGACACTAACATTTTAGTATGGGGTTCTGACTCGGTTGCTACTTCTAAAATAGCTGCTGATTTCGCTAAAGATAACGACAAGTTTGTGATTAAGTCTGCTTATGTTGATCGTGCACCTGCTGATGCTGCTAAAGTTGAAGCGTTTGCTAAACTTCCTGGCCGCGAAGAGCTTCTTGCTATGCTTGCTGCTACTTGGATGGCACCGATTACATGCTTCACGATCGGACTTGATGCGTTAAGACAAAAAAAAGAGGAAGCTTAA
- the rplL gene encoding 50S ribosomal protein L7/L12 → MAITKEDVLEFISGLSVLELAELVKEFEEKFGVSAQPVAVAGGAVAGGAAAEEQTEFNVIITDAGDKKINVIKVVRALTGLGLKEAKEATENVPSTVKEGVDKETAEDAKKQLEEAGAKVEVK, encoded by the coding sequence ATGGCTATAACTAAAGAAGATGTATTAGAGTTTATTTCAGGACTTTCTGTACTAGAACTTGCTGAATTGGTAAAAGAGTTTGAAGAGAAGTTCGGCGTATCTGCACAGCCTGTTGCTGTAGCTGGTGGTGCTGTAGCTGGTGGTGCTGCTGCTGAAGAGCAAACAGAATTCAACGTTATTATTACTGATGCTGGTGATAAGAAAATTAACGTAATTAAAGTTGTTCGTGCTCTTACAGGTCTTGGACTAAAAGAGGCTAAAGAAGCAACAGAAAACGTACCTTCAACAGTTAAAGAGGGTGTAGATAAAGAGACAGCTGAAGATGCTAAAAAGCAACTTGAAGAAGCTGGTGCAAAAGTAGAAGTTAAATAA
- the rpoB gene encoding DNA-directed RNA polymerase subunit beta, translating to MLNTLYSGNRLRVDFSKTPQQIEVPNLLQLQQSSYGKFLMLDEKDRAQSGVETVFQSVFPIHDSQNRLTLEYIGSEVGKPKYTVRECMERGLTYAVSLRMKTRLVLWDRDENTKEKLGVKDIKEQSIFVRDIPLMTERTSFIINGVERVVVNQLHRSPGVIFKEEESTTSGNKLIYTGQIIPDRGSWLYFEYDPKDILYMRINKRRKVPVTIMFRALGYSKQDILKLFYPIQNISIIDNKFLMPFNPNDYSARLTYDLIDKDGTVLLASGKRLSAKKSQKFIEDGLTEVEYPLEVLLDRYLAKPIIDPETGEVLFDAMTRIDENKLKKMSEIGVKSFNIANDLADGVDGSIINAFNADADSLKLLKQTEDIEDENDLSAIRIYKVMRPGEPVTKEAAKIFVNQLFFDPERYDLTKVGRMKMNHKLGLNIPEYITVLTHEDIIESVKYVIKVKNGLGHIDDRDHLGNRRIRSIGELLGNELHNGLIKMQKAIRDKLSTMSGPMNELMPHDLINSKMITSTIMEFFSGGQLSQFMDQTNPLSEVTHKRRLSALGEGGLIKERAGFEVRDVHPTHYGRICPVETPEGQNIGLINTLATYSKVNEHGFIEAPYKVMKDGKVTSEVVYLTATQEEGKRIAAASNKLDENGQFIDKMVVTRMDGEILHRPVTDCEYADLSSSMVVGVAASLIPFLEHDDANRALMGSNMQRQAVPLIKCDAPMVGTGVEKLVARDSWECVKAKRAGVVEKVDGKHIYVMGEEDGDIYIDYYPLQKNLRTNQNTAFAQKPIVKIGQRVEAGQIIADGPNMDQGELALGVNAMVAFMPWNGYNFEDAIVISERLIRKDSFTSVHIYEKEVEARELKHGVEEITRDIPNVRDDELSHLDDSGIVKIGTNVKGGMILVGKVSPKGEVKPTPEERLLRAIFGEKAGHVINKSLYCPPSMEGVVVDVKIFTKKGYDKDARALELEKEERDYLEREHYDRLLMIDKEEMLRVTKLLTKEPLIADIKIGNTSYKAGDIIDGKDLVEVNRFAMNAIIKSFSEEIQSEYNKTKNYFQKEKRLFRDEHEEKLNILEKDDILPNGVVKYVKVYIATKRHLKVGDKMAGRHGNKGIVSTIVPEVDMPYMEDGRSVDVCLNPLGVPSRMNIGQILEMHLGMAGRELGNQILEEFNTKQKDFIQNIRSKMIEISDVAGMMNAKAVIGKMSDDELLHFARDWSKGVKFASPIFEGVNPEEFEKLFKLAKMDTDGKTVLYNGMTGEKIKERVNVGYMYILKLHHLVDEKIHARSTGPYSLVTQQPVGGKALFGGQRFGEMEVWALEAYGASAVLKEMLTIKSDDVDGRVRAYKAITKGELVPESGIPETLFVLTKELQSLALDVEIFDEVEDNE from the coding sequence ATGTTAAACACTTTATATTCCGGAAACCGTCTTCGTGTAGACTTCTCTAAAACTCCTCAACAGATAGAAGTACCAAACCTACTGCAACTACAACAAAGTTCATACGGCAAGTTCTTAATGCTTGATGAAAAAGATCGCGCGCAAAGCGGCGTAGAGACAGTATTTCAGTCAGTTTTTCCAATCCATGATTCACAAAACAGATTGACTCTTGAGTATATAGGCAGTGAAGTAGGCAAGCCAAAATACACTGTCAGAGAGTGTATGGAGCGTGGTCTTACTTATGCTGTAAGCCTAAGAATGAAAACCCGCCTTGTTCTTTGGGACAGAGATGAAAACACTAAAGAGAAGCTAGGCGTTAAAGATATTAAAGAGCAGAGCATATTTGTTCGTGATATCCCTTTAATGACTGAGAGAACATCTTTTATTATCAATGGTGTTGAGAGAGTTGTCGTTAATCAGCTTCACCGCTCACCGGGTGTAATTTTTAAAGAAGAAGAGTCAACTACTTCAGGAAATAAACTTATATACACGGGTCAGATCATTCCTGACCGCGGTTCATGGCTCTATTTTGAGTATGACCCAAAAGATATTCTTTATATGAGAATTAACAAGCGTCGTAAAGTTCCTGTAACTATTATGTTCCGTGCACTTGGGTACTCAAAGCAGGATATTTTAAAACTCTTTTATCCGATTCAAAACATTAGTATTATTGACAACAAGTTTTTAATGCCGTTTAACCCAAATGACTATTCGGCAAGATTAACTTACGATCTTATTGATAAAGACGGAACTGTTCTTTTAGCTTCAGGAAAAAGACTCTCTGCTAAGAAGTCACAAAAGTTTATTGAAGATGGTCTAACTGAGGTTGAGTATCCTCTAGAAGTACTTCTAGACCGCTACTTAGCTAAGCCTATAATTGATCCTGAAACAGGTGAAGTTCTTTTTGACGCTATGACTCGTATTGATGAGAACAAATTGAAGAAAATGAGCGAGATAGGCGTTAAGAGCTTTAATATTGCAAATGACTTGGCTGACGGCGTTGATGGCTCTATCATTAATGCGTTTAATGCAGATGCAGACTCTCTAAAACTACTTAAGCAGACAGAAGATATTGAAGATGAGAACGATCTATCTGCAATCCGTATCTATAAAGTTATGAGACCTGGTGAGCCTGTAACTAAAGAGGCTGCTAAGATTTTCGTAAACCAGCTCTTCTTTGATCCTGAGAGATATGACCTGACAAAAGTCGGTCGTATGAAAATGAACCACAAACTGGGTCTTAATATTCCTGAGTACATAACTGTTTTAACTCATGAAGATATTATCGAGTCTGTGAAATATGTTATCAAAGTTAAAAACGGTTTAGGTCATATCGATGATAGAGATCACCTAGGAAATCGTCGTATCCGTTCTATCGGTGAGCTTTTAGGAAACGAGTTACACAACGGTCTTATTAAGATGCAAAAAGCGATTCGTGACAAGCTCTCGACAATGAGCGGACCTATGAATGAGCTTATGCCTCATGATCTTATTAACTCAAAAATGATCACTTCGACAATTATGGAGTTTTTCTCAGGCGGACAGCTCTCACAGTTTATGGACCAGACAAACCCGCTGTCTGAGGTAACTCATAAACGTCGTTTATCGGCACTAGGTGAAGGCGGTCTTATTAAAGAGCGTGCAGGATTTGAGGTTCGTGACGTTCACCCGACTCACTATGGAAGAATCTGTCCTGTTGAGACTCCAGAGGGTCAAAACATCGGTCTTATCAATACGCTTGCAACTTACTCAAAAGTTAATGAGCACGGTTTTATTGAAGCTCCATATAAAGTTATGAAAGACGGAAAAGTTACATCCGAGGTTGTTTATCTTACTGCAACTCAAGAAGAGGGCAAAAGAATAGCAGCAGCATCAAACAAGTTGGATGAGAACGGCCAATTTATAGATAAGATGGTAGTCACAAGAATGGACGGTGAGATTTTACACCGCCCTGTAACAGATTGTGAATATGCTGATCTATCTTCTAGTATGGTTGTCGGTGTTGCAGCTTCACTTATTCCGTTCTTAGAACATGATGATGCAAACCGTGCACTAATGGGTTCAAACATGCAACGTCAAGCGGTTCCACTTATCAAGTGTGATGCTCCGATGGTAGGAACAGGTGTTGAAAAGCTGGTTGCACGTGACTCATGGGAGTGTGTAAAAGCTAAGCGTGCAGGAGTTGTAGAGAAAGTTGACGGAAAGCACATCTATGTAATGGGTGAAGAGGATGGAGATATATATATAGATTATTATCCTCTTCAGAAAAATCTTCGTACAAACCAAAACACTGCATTTGCACAAAAGCCGATCGTAAAAATCGGACAGAGAGTAGAAGCTGGTCAAATCATCGCAGATGGTCCAAATATGGATCAAGGAGAGCTTGCTCTTGGTGTTAACGCTATGGTTGCGTTTATGCCTTGGAACGGTTATAACTTCGAGGATGCTATTGTTATCTCTGAGAGATTGATCCGTAAAGATTCATTTACTTCGGTTCATATCTATGAGAAAGAGGTTGAAGCAAGAGAGTTAAAGCATGGTGTTGAAGAGATAACTCGTGATATTCCTAATGTTAGAGATGATGAACTTTCTCACCTTGATGACAGCGGTATCGTTAAGATCGGTACAAACGTTAAGGGCGGTATGATTCTTGTAGGTAAGGTTTCTCCAAAAGGAGAGGTCAAGCCTACTCCTGAAGAGAGACTTCTTCGTGCGATTTTTGGTGAAAAAGCCGGTCACGTTATAAACAAATCTTTATACTGTCCTCCAAGTATGGAAGGTGTTGTAGTTGACGTTAAGATCTTTACTAAAAAAGGTTATGACAAGGATGCACGTGCGCTAGAGCTTGAAAAAGAGGAGCGTGACTACTTAGAGCGTGAGCACTATGACAGACTTCTAATGATAGATAAAGAGGAGATGTTAAGAGTTACTAAACTTTTAACAAAAGAGCCTCTTATTGCAGACATTAAGATCGGAAACACAAGCTATAAAGCGGGTGATATCATAGATGGTAAAGACCTTGTAGAAGTTAACCGTTTTGCAATGAACGCTATTATAAAATCTTTTAGCGAAGAGATTCAGTCTGAGTACAACAAGACTAAAAACTATTTTCAAAAAGAGAAGAGACTTTTCCGTGATGAGCATGAAGAGAAGCTCAATATCTTGGAAAAAGATGACATCTTACCAAATGGTGTAGTTAAGTATGTAAAAGTTTACATCGCAACGAAACGTCATCTAAAAGTCGGTGACAAGATGGCAGGACGTCACGGAAACAAGGGTATTGTATCTACTATAGTTCCTGAAGTAGATATGCCGTATATGGAAGATGGAAGAAGCGTAGATGTATGTCTTAATCCACTAGGTGTTCCTTCTCGTATGAATATCGGACAGATATTAGAGATGCACCTTGGTATGGCAGGGCGCGAGCTTGGAAATCAGATATTAGAAGAGTTTAACACTAAACAAAAAGATTTTATTCAAAATATCCGCTCAAAAATGATAGAGATATCAGATGTTGCAGGTATGATGAACGCAAAAGCAGTTATCGGTAAGATGAGTGACGATGAACTTCTTCACTTCGCACGTGACTGGTCAAAAGGTGTTAAATTCGCATCTCCTATCTTTGAGGGTGTAAATCCTGAAGAGTTTGAGAAGTTGTTCAAGCTTGCTAAGATGGATACTGACGGTAAAACTGTACTTTATAACGGTATGACCGGTGAGAAGATCAAAGAGCGTGTAAATGTTGGTTATATGTATATTCTCAAGCTTCACCACTTGGTTGATGAGAAGATTCACGCACGTTCAACAGGTCCATACTCGCTTGTTACACAACAACCGGTCGGTGGTAAAGCACTATTTGGTGGTCAGAGATTCGGTGAGATGGAGGTCTGGGCTCTTGAAGCTTACGGTGCAAGTGCAGTACTAAAAGAGATGCTAACAATCAAGTCTGATGATGTTGATGGGCGTGTTCGCGCTTACAAAGCGATTACAAAAGGTGAATTGGTTCCGGAGTCAGGTATTCCGGAAACGCTATTTGTATTGACAAAAGAGCTACAATCTTTAGCTCTTGATGTAGAAATATTTGACGAGGTAGAAGATAATGAGTAA